A stretch of Candidatus Sphingomonas phytovorans DNA encodes these proteins:
- the rpsJ gene encoding 30S ribosomal protein S10 — METQNIRIRLKAFDHRVLDQATGDIADTARRTGALIRGPIPLPTRIEKFTVNRGPHIDKKSREQFEVRTYKRMLDIVQPTPQTVDALMKLDLAAGVDVEIKLA, encoded by the coding sequence ATGGAAACGCAGAATATTCGGATTCGTCTGAAGGCATTCGATCATCGTGTGCTCGATCAGGCCACCGGCGACATCGCCGACACGGCGCGCCGCACTGGCGCACTCATCCGCGGTCCCATTCCCCTCCCGACGCGCATCGAGAAGTTCACGGTGAACCGCGGGCCGCACATCGACAAGAAGTCGCGTGAGCAGTTCGAGGTCCGTACCTACAAGCGGATGCTGGACATTGTTCAGCCGACCCCGCAGACGGTGGACGCGCTGATGAAGCTCGATCTCGCCGCGGGTGTAGACGTGGAGATCAAGCTGGCCTAA
- the tuf gene encoding elongation factor Tu: MAKAKFERTKPHLNIGTIGHVDHGKTSLTAAITKVLAETGGATFTSYDNIDKAPEERERGITISTAHVEYETEKRHYAHVDCPGHADYVKNMITGAAQMDGAILVVSATDGPMPQTREHILLARQVGVPAMVVFMNKVDLVDDAEILELVELEIRELLSSYDFPGDDIPVIPGSAVAALTDKTPEIGHDAVLKLMAAVDEYIPQPERPLDKPFMMPIEDVFSISGRGTVVTGRVETGIVKVGEEVEIVGIHDTRKTTVTGVEMFRKLLDQGQAGDNVGALIRGVARDEVERGQVLCKPGSIKPHTDFQSEVYVLSKDEGGRHTPFFANYRPQFYFRTTDVTGTVELPEGTEMVMPGDNVALGVKLIAPIAMDVGQRFTIREGGRTVGAGVVSGISK; the protein is encoded by the coding sequence ATGGCAAAAGCAAAGTTTGAGCGGACGAAGCCGCATCTCAACATCGGCACCATCGGTCACGTCGACCATGGCAAGACGTCGCTGACGGCCGCGATCACCAAGGTGCTCGCCGAGACCGGTGGCGCCACCTTCACGAGCTACGACAACATCGACAAGGCGCCGGAAGAGCGCGAGCGCGGCATCACCATCTCGACCGCACACGTCGAGTATGAGACCGAGAAGCGTCACTATGCGCACGTCGATTGCCCGGGCCACGCCGATTATGTGAAGAACATGATCACCGGCGCAGCCCAGATGGACGGCGCGATCCTGGTCGTGTCCGCCACCGACGGCCCGATGCCGCAGACCCGCGAGCACATCCTGCTCGCACGTCAGGTCGGCGTGCCGGCGATGGTCGTGTTCATGAACAAGGTTGATCTGGTCGACGACGCCGAGATCCTCGAGCTGGTCGAGCTGGAAATCCGCGAGCTGCTCAGCTCGTACGACTTCCCGGGCGACGATATCCCCGTGATCCCGGGTTCGGCCGTTGCCGCGCTGACCGACAAGACGCCTGAGATCGGCCATGACGCCGTGCTCAAGCTGATGGCGGCTGTTGACGAGTACATCCCGCAGCCCGAGCGTCCGCTCGACAAGCCGTTCATGATGCCGATCGAGGACGTGTTCTCGATCTCGGGTCGCGGCACCGTCGTGACCGGCCGCGTCGAGACCGGCATCGTCAAGGTTGGCGAGGAAGTCGAGATCGTCGGCATCCACGACACCCGCAAGACCACGGTCACGGGCGTCGAGATGTTCCGCAAGCTGCTCGACCAGGGCCAGGCCGGCGACAATGTCGGCGCGCTGATCCGTGGCGTTGCGCGCGACGAAGTCGAGCGTGGCCAGGTTCTCTGCAAGCCGGGCTCGATCAAGCCGCACACCGACTTCCAGTCGGAAGTGTACGTGCTGTCGAAGGACGAAGGTGGCCGTCACACGCCGTTCTTCGCCAACTATCGTCCGCAGTTCTACTTCCGTACCACGGACGTGACCGGCACCGTTGAGCTGCCTGAGGGCACCGAGATGGTCATGCCGGGCGACAACGTCGCGCTGGGCGTCAAGCTCATCGCGCCGATCGCCATGGACGTCGGCCAGCGCTTCACCATTCGCGAAGGCGGTCGTACCGTCGGCGCAGGGGTTGTCAGCGGCATCTCTAAGTAA